The Prosthecochloris marina genome window below encodes:
- a CDS encoding DUF4405 domain-containing protein — MKKKPFSWRAFISIGLFIAFLMLLVSGIVLFFAPPGRVANWTNWQILGLSKPDWQNQHTLFGLAFIILSIFHLFSINWKAFWSYIITKTHDGLGRPIEIFSILFLALLFGIGTQLKIQPFSAVIDFGEFLSASWEEPQQSPPVPHTERMTLREVAERFTRGQSPESLQEKLEMAGIAAPSLDQTLESIARENNTSAQKVYELLGINASPKPGMGKGQGKNRR, encoded by the coding sequence ATGAAAAAGAAACCATTCAGCTGGAGAGCATTCATCAGTATCGGTCTTTTCATAGCATTTCTCATGTTACTTGTTTCAGGAATCGTGCTCTTTTTTGCTCCTCCCGGTAGAGTCGCAAACTGGACAAACTGGCAAATACTCGGGCTCAGCAAGCCGGATTGGCAAAATCAGCATACGTTATTCGGTCTTGCATTTATCATCCTCTCTATCTTTCACCTTTTTTCCATTAATTGGAAAGCTTTCTGGTCCTATATCATTACAAAAACCCACGATGGACTCGGCAGGCCTATCGAAATCTTCAGCATTCTTTTTCTTGCGCTGCTTTTTGGAATCGGCACACAACTGAAAATTCAACCATTCTCGGCAGTAATCGATTTCGGTGAATTTCTCTCGGCATCGTGGGAAGAGCCGCAACAAAGTCCTCCGGTGCCTCATACGGAAAGAATGACTTTGAGGGAAGTCGCCGAAAGATTCACCAGAGGCCAAAGCCCTGAATCACTGCAAGAAAAACTTGAAATGGCTGGTATTGCCGCCCCGTCTCTGGACCAGACGCTTGAAAGCATAGCACGTGAAAACAATACGTCAGCACAAAAAGTATACGAACTGTTAGGCATCAACGCCTCCCCGAAACCCGGTATGGGAAAAGGGCAGGGAAAAAACAGACGGTGA
- a CDS encoding lipopolysaccharide biosynthesis protein — protein sequence MLDKLKLLAKDTAIYGSSTILARGLNYVLVPLYANLLNTFDNGVHALIYANIALANVLFAYGMETSYLKVASDDARSGGDSARCFSTAVISLLLTSTAFTACILFFAPGIAELIGLSANQKEFIRYAAIILWFDAMLVIPFADLRLKRKAVQFAIARVFGVVAVVITAFVLIVHFNAGLKGAFIANIVGSSISLLIVLPVFRQFRRFFSSNTLREMLRIGLPYVPTGIAGLLVHLIDRNVLIRMRLEDIERIYGSGYAQSDIVGIYGRVAAFGILLQLFIQVFRFAWQPFFLQHAEDPEAKKLFRYVLSISTVFAMVIALAGTFYVPDLIRYQYFDRLYILPPAYWIGLSILPWIFFSYIFDMISTNLTAGILITGSTRYLPVVTFAGAGVTTVVCLWLVPLMGMEGAAVAILAGTVVMSICMGYFSLKVYPNRYEWRKLLLLFVIGVVCTRLPVIAGTQDIWFETVLTICYFGVILVVFRNEVNYVLKLLGSKVKSKANNE from the coding sequence ATGCTCGACAAGCTGAAACTTCTGGCAAAAGATACCGCTATTTATGGTTCAAGCACGATTCTGGCTCGAGGTCTGAACTATGTGCTCGTTCCTTTGTATGCGAATCTTCTCAATACCTTTGACAACGGGGTGCATGCACTGATATACGCGAACATCGCCCTTGCAAATGTTCTGTTCGCTTACGGCATGGAGACCTCCTACCTAAAAGTTGCTTCAGATGATGCCCGGTCAGGAGGCGACAGTGCCCGGTGTTTTTCAACGGCAGTTATTTCACTTCTTCTGACTTCCACCGCATTTACCGCCTGTATTTTGTTTTTTGCTCCTGGAATTGCCGAGTTGATAGGCTTGTCGGCTAATCAAAAGGAATTTATACGCTATGCAGCGATAATTCTCTGGTTCGATGCGATGCTGGTTATTCCTTTTGCCGATCTCCGGTTGAAAAGAAAGGCCGTTCAGTTTGCAATCGCGAGGGTGTTCGGAGTCGTGGCTGTGGTTATCACGGCGTTTGTATTGATCGTGCATTTCAATGCCGGTTTGAAAGGAGCTTTTATTGCCAATATTGTGGGGTCATCGATCAGCCTGCTGATCGTTTTACCGGTGTTCAGACAGTTCCGGCGTTTTTTTTCTTCCAACACGCTACGTGAGATGCTGAGAATCGGGTTGCCCTATGTTCCTACAGGGATTGCCGGGTTGCTGGTTCATCTTATAGACCGGAACGTTCTTATACGAATGAGGCTGGAAGACATTGAAAGAATTTACGGATCAGGATACGCCCAGTCCGATATTGTCGGGATTTACGGCCGCGTTGCAGCATTCGGTATTCTACTTCAACTTTTCATTCAGGTATTCAGATTCGCGTGGCAGCCTTTTTTCCTGCAGCATGCCGAGGACCCCGAGGCAAAAAAACTTTTTCGTTACGTGCTGAGCATTTCGACCGTATTTGCCATGGTTATCGCTCTTGCCGGGACTTTTTATGTTCCGGATCTGATACGGTACCAATATTTTGATCGGTTGTATATTCTGCCTCCTGCATACTGGATAGGGCTTTCAATTCTGCCCTGGATATTTTTCAGTTACATTTTCGATATGATCTCGACCAACCTTACTGCCGGTATCCTGATTACCGGGAGCACCAGATATCTGCCGGTCGTTACTTTCGCTGGAGCAGGTGTTACAACGGTGGTTTGTCTTTGGCTTGTGCCGTTGATGGGAATGGAGGGTGCCGCGGTCGCAATACTTGCTGGCACGGTTGTGATGAGTATTTGTATGGGGTATTTCTCGTTGAAAGTGTACCCCAACAGGTACGAGTGGAGGAAGTTGCTGCTTTTGTTTGTGATCGGGGTTGTTTGTACGCGTCTCCCGGTTATTGCAGGAACGCAGGATATATGGTTTGAGACCGTTTTGACGATCTGCTATTTCGGGGTTATTCTTGTTGTGTTCAGGAATGAAGTGAACTATGTTCTCAAGCTGCTCGGTTCAAAGGTGAAAAGCAAAGCCAACAATGAATAA
- a CDS encoding KpsF/GutQ family sugar-phosphate isomerase gives MDFSQEKTEVIDTGKQTIRQEANALSRIAELLDHNFYDATELLSQCKGKIIISGMGKSGIIGQKIAATLSSTGTTALFMHPAEAAHGDLGVVSKEDCVICLSKSGMTEELNFILPALRKIGVSILAFTGNKRSYLAEKANIVLDVSVEQEACPFDLAPTTSTTAMLAMGDALAMCLMKMKQFTHHDFAVTHPKGSLGKRLTMKVSDIMATAEALPLVEETALLTDIILEMTSKRFGMSGITDNAGRLTGVFTDGDLRRLIQSKKDILSLQAKDVMTKGPKTVTADTLAEKCLRILESHRITQLLVCDKDNHPVGIIHIHDLITLGL, from the coding sequence ATGGACTTTTCTCAAGAGAAAACCGAAGTTATCGACACAGGAAAACAAACCATCCGTCAAGAAGCGAACGCACTCTCCCGCATCGCTGAACTGCTCGATCATAATTTTTATGATGCCACAGAGCTTCTCAGCCAATGCAAGGGGAAAATCATTATTTCCGGAATGGGAAAATCCGGCATCATAGGTCAGAAAATCGCAGCAACGCTTTCTTCGACAGGTACTACCGCACTCTTCATGCATCCTGCTGAAGCAGCGCATGGGGACCTTGGTGTCGTTTCGAAAGAGGACTGCGTCATCTGCCTTTCGAAAAGCGGTATGACTGAAGAATTGAACTTCATTCTCCCTGCATTGAGAAAAATAGGGGTTTCCATCCTGGCATTTACCGGCAACAAACGCTCATACCTTGCGGAGAAAGCCAATATCGTTCTCGATGTGAGTGTAGAGCAGGAAGCCTGCCCATTCGACCTAGCACCGACAACATCGACAACAGCCATGCTTGCCATGGGTGATGCACTGGCAATGTGTCTGATGAAAATGAAACAGTTCACGCATCATGATTTTGCCGTGACCCACCCAAAAGGATCTCTTGGTAAAAGATTAACCATGAAAGTATCGGATATCATGGCCACCGCCGAGGCGTTACCGCTTGTCGAAGAAACAGCCCTGCTTACCGATATTATTCTTGAAATGACATCGAAGCGTTTCGGAATGAGTGGAATAACAGACAATGCAGGAAGACTTACGGGAGTTTTTACCGACGGAGACCTTCGAAGACTCATTCAAAGCAAAAAAGACATTCTTTCATTACAGGCAAAGGACGTTATGACAAAAGGTCCCAAAACAGTTACTGCGGACACTCTAGCGGAAAAATGCTTAAGAATTCTCGAATCGCACAGGATAACACAACTGCTTGTCTGTGACAAGGACAACCACCCGGTCGGAATTATCCACATTCATGACCTCATCACGTTAGGCTTGTAA
- the zwf gene encoding glucose-6-phosphate dehydrogenase → MDQQLDNFTFVLFGAESDLSSRKLLPSLYQLARWKQLPEKYRVIGVARSAIDHKGFRAYARQSVQAHAPDSLANTETLDLFCNNLFYVRADLTETEGYILLRHEIDKVVMSDSSCSNLLFYLATPPSLAPHIIDNLEKADLGGKSEACRGWRKIVVEKPYGFDLTSARELNTIVGRVFHEEQVYRIDHYLGKEPVQNILVFRFSNGMFEPLWNRQYIENVSITIAEDFGIRTRGAYYEKSGLLRDIIQNHGLQLLAAIAMEPPVDLSADAVRDEKEKVFRSLRPLTKDNVRDHVMLGQYDGYRNEQNVASDSTVETFAAVRWYVDNWRWKDVPFIMKAGKNLAKQVTEIVITFKCPPQNFFGPPQSCSYTANQIIIQIQPEETIAIRFGSKRPGKELVTDPVFMKFDYKTSFEHEQMTPYQHLLLDAMAGDQMNFIRQDAVESSWRVIDGIRDSFKHVEPDPYPVHSWGPYTEW, encoded by the coding sequence ATGGACCAGCAACTCGACAATTTCACCTTTGTTTTGTTTGGTGCCGAAAGCGATCTCTCGTCGAGAAAGCTTTTGCCGTCACTGTATCAGCTTGCCCGCTGGAAACAGTTGCCTGAGAAGTACAGGGTTATAGGCGTGGCCCGTTCAGCGATTGATCATAAAGGGTTTCGGGCTTATGCCAGACAGAGCGTTCAGGCACATGCACCTGATTCCCTTGCAAATACCGAAACTCTTGACCTGTTTTGCAACAACCTTTTCTATGTTCGTGCCGATTTGACCGAAACTGAAGGGTATATTCTCTTGCGGCATGAAATAGACAAGGTGGTTATGAGCGACTCTTCATGCAGCAATCTGCTTTTTTATCTTGCGACACCGCCCAGCCTGGCGCCACACATTATTGATAATCTTGAAAAAGCGGATCTCGGAGGTAAGAGTGAGGCTTGCAGGGGATGGCGCAAAATAGTGGTTGAAAAACCCTACGGGTTTGACCTCACGAGCGCTCGTGAGCTGAATACCATAGTTGGCCGGGTTTTTCATGAAGAGCAGGTATACCGTATAGACCACTATCTTGGTAAGGAACCGGTGCAGAACATTCTTGTGTTCCGTTTTTCCAACGGTATGTTCGAACCGTTGTGGAACAGGCAATATATAGAGAATGTCAGTATTACAATTGCTGAGGATTTCGGTATCAGAACCAGAGGAGCATATTATGAAAAATCAGGCCTGCTTCGAGACATCATACAAAATCATGGTCTTCAATTACTCGCGGCAATTGCTATGGAGCCCCCTGTCGATCTGAGTGCAGACGCTGTGCGTGATGAAAAAGAGAAAGTCTTCCGTTCGCTGCGGCCATTGACAAAAGACAATGTCCGGGATCATGTTATGCTTGGACAATATGACGGCTATAGAAATGAACAGAATGTGGCTTCTGATTCGACAGTTGAAACATTTGCTGCCGTTCGATGGTATGTCGATAACTGGCGGTGGAAAGATGTCCCTTTCATCATGAAGGCCGGCAAGAATCTTGCAAAACAGGTGACTGAAATAGTTATTACATTCAAGTGTCCCCCGCAAAACTTTTTCGGTCCTCCTCAAAGTTGCAGCTACACTGCAAATCAAATTATCATACAAATCCAGCCTGAAGAAACGATCGCTATTCGGTTTGGATCCAAAAGACCCGGTAAAGAATTGGTGACCGATCCGGTTTTTATGAAATTTGATTATAAGACATCTTTTGAGCACGAGCAGATGACGCCCTATCAGCATCTACTCCTCGATGCAATGGCCGGAGACCAGATGAATTTTATCCGCCAGGATGCAGTGGAGAGCAGTTGGCGTGTCATTGACGGCATCCGGGACTCATTCAAACATGTCGAGCCCGACCCCTATCCGGTTCATTCATGGGGGCCATATACCGAGTGGTGA
- the gnd gene encoding phosphogluconate dehydrogenase (NAD(+)-dependent, decarboxylating) — MKLGFVGLGKMGENMVENILAHRHEVVVYDLSEEAVEKLAGKGASPAESLEKMVAQLAVPRVCWLMVPSGEPVDRTLDSLLPLLEDGDVVIDGGNSSYHDTVRRSKTLAERGISFMDVGTSGGLEGARNGACMMVGGDREVFLSLVPLFRDMCVSGGYGYMGESGAGHFAKMVHNGIEYGMMQAIGEGFDVLQNSGFVFDHQEVARVWANGSVIRGWLMDLVARAFEKDGELGYLSGEIADSGEGKWMVETALEKGVAIPVIADALFRRYRSRSKDNFSDKVVAALRHEFGGHGFTPKEK; from the coding sequence ATGAAACTGGGGTTTGTGGGACTAGGGAAAATGGGCGAGAATATGGTAGAAAACATTCTTGCTCACCGACATGAAGTGGTTGTGTATGATCTTTCCGAAGAAGCTGTTGAAAAGCTTGCTGGAAAGGGGGCTTCTCCTGCTGAGTCACTTGAAAAAATGGTTGCTCAGCTTGCTGTTCCAAGGGTTTGCTGGCTTATGGTTCCATCAGGTGAGCCAGTTGATAGGACGCTAGATTCTCTTTTACCGTTACTTGAAGATGGTGATGTTGTCATAGACGGCGGAAATTCCAGCTATCATGACACTGTCAGAAGGAGTAAAACGCTTGCCGAAAGAGGGATCAGTTTTATGGATGTTGGCACAAGTGGTGGTCTTGAAGGTGCGAGAAACGGGGCTTGTATGATGGTCGGCGGAGATCGGGAGGTTTTTTTGTCGCTAGTTCCTCTTTTCAGAGATATGTGTGTATCCGGTGGTTATGGATATATGGGGGAAAGTGGGGCAGGACATTTCGCGAAGATGGTTCATAACGGCATTGAATATGGTATGATGCAAGCTATTGGAGAAGGGTTTGATGTTCTCCAGAACAGCGGATTTGTATTTGATCATCAGGAAGTTGCAAGAGTATGGGCGAACGGTTCGGTTATAAGAGGTTGGCTTATGGATCTTGTAGCGAGAGCTTTTGAGAAGGACGGAGAACTCGGTTATCTTTCCGGGGAAATTGCCGATTCCGGTGAAGGAAAATGGATGGTTGAGACCGCCCTTGAAAAGGGGGTTGCCATTCCTGTTATTGCAGATGCTTTGTTCCGGAGGTACCGTTCGCGATCGAAAGACAATTTTTCGGATAAAGTTGTGGCGGCTCTTCGTCATGAATTCGGCGGGCATGGATTTACTCCGAAAGAAAAATAG
- a CDS encoding hybrid sensor histidine kinase/response regulator codes for MDSRKTRKPSYEELELQLNILQYQALESKKIEQELLEKQNALRDQNINLIRKSIELSDLRRQLEDKNYELELSTEKLDATLISLRKSENTLGSILSNSPDTIVAVDASHKIIYLNRGMPGHGKGMAVGEHFCEHIAGDQREIYHTTIDRVFRTGKQAKLESRIELQNGTVVDVESRFGPCVQDGSVTSVVMISTDISERKRIEKELKRSLDDLERFNRFMVGREQRNLELKEEVNRLCAKLGDPPLYAVSREARNNKGGYSEKKQHEKNVDPEILKRQQRDALINLVEDANRARNELMTANRKLEESISRANRMATEAEAANRAKSEFLANMSHEIRTPMNGVIGMSELLLESGLNAEQRKFVETINASGKNLLYLVNDILDFSKIEADKLEIEQIDFDLLDLLEEIMEMFAYRARKKGINYTFLPDYNIPFRLKGDPSRIKQILVNLISNAVKFTHEGEILVNVELEEASGDHVRVRFTVSDTGIGIDESRIEAIFEPFVQADGSTIRKYGGTGLGLSISNKLAKKMGGRIHLRSALGKGSMFWFSIDLVKQSRSETHANEKNVQLSGVRVFLIDPCMASRKLIKIFFSLWNCSFDEAVDCGSGLKKIKQDAEKAVPWDIVLIAVSSYDRKIKETIQTIGGVLKESSLVVLTPSEPTADLQWIPWKYVSAHLQKPIRGKELYACVLEIMKCKGSVPERSERVVRGVSGIPRKKRQKFKILLVEDSQVNQLVLLSMLQKEGYNADVVHNGVEALQAMGAVRYDLVLMDCQMPEMDGYETAKRTRQGKHNVKNPQVPIIAITANAMKGDREKCLDAGMDDYMAKPVRKSEFTLLLEKYLAEKSSFTLSLTTTHENNNSNDSMIDDSAIFQEKEMLGRLKEDKDVAGVIIENFLGDVPRQITVLKAAITKNDAEKAYLTAHAIKGAALLVGGQLFSKAAAAIETAARSGDLSKAFRLLPYFEEQFTTLKEKIESAGWMKKGNVESGGI; via the coding sequence ATGGATAGCAGGAAAACTAGAAAGCCTTCATATGAAGAACTTGAGCTGCAGTTGAATATTTTGCAGTATCAGGCTCTTGAGAGTAAAAAGATAGAGCAGGAACTGCTTGAAAAGCAGAATGCTCTCAGGGATCAGAATATAAACTTGATTAGAAAGTCCATAGAGTTATCTGATTTGAGAAGACAGCTCGAGGACAAAAACTATGAACTTGAGCTGTCGACAGAAAAACTCGATGCCACGCTCATATCGCTTCGTAAAAGTGAAAATACTCTGGGCTCGATACTTTCTAACAGTCCTGATACGATCGTTGCTGTCGATGCTTCCCACAAGATCATTTACCTCAACCGTGGTATGCCAGGTCACGGGAAGGGAATGGCGGTAGGAGAACACTTCTGCGAGCATATTGCCGGGGATCAGCGCGAGATTTACCATACTACGATTGACAGGGTTTTCAGGACGGGTAAACAGGCGAAGCTGGAAAGCAGAATCGAGCTACAGAATGGCACGGTTGTTGATGTCGAGTCACGGTTTGGGCCTTGTGTTCAAGATGGGAGCGTGACCTCGGTTGTGATGATATCTACCGATATTTCCGAACGGAAGAGAATAGAGAAGGAGCTTAAACGTTCGCTCGATGATCTCGAGCGATTCAATCGGTTTATGGTTGGCAGAGAACAGCGGAATCTCGAGCTTAAAGAAGAGGTTAACAGGCTTTGTGCCAAGCTTGGTGATCCCCCGCTTTACGCTGTAAGCAGAGAAGCCAGAAATAACAAAGGCGGTTATTCTGAAAAAAAGCAGCACGAAAAAAATGTGGATCCCGAGATCCTCAAGCGGCAGCAGAGGGATGCGCTTATAAATCTTGTCGAGGATGCTAACAGGGCAAGAAACGAGCTGATGACAGCGAACCGGAAGCTGGAGGAATCGATCTCTCGTGCAAACCGAATGGCAACCGAGGCAGAAGCGGCAAATCGGGCTAAAAGCGAGTTCTTGGCGAATATGAGCCATGAAATTCGCACACCGATGAACGGGGTTATCGGTATGTCTGAGCTCCTCCTTGAGTCCGGGCTTAATGCAGAGCAGAGAAAGTTTGTCGAAACGATCAATGCAAGTGGGAAAAACCTGCTTTACCTGGTAAACGACATTCTTGATTTTTCAAAAATAGAGGCTGACAAGCTTGAAATCGAGCAGATCGATTTCGACCTGCTGGATCTGTTGGAAGAGATCATGGAGATGTTTGCATATAGAGCCAGAAAAAAAGGGATCAACTATACTTTTCTACCTGATTACAATATTCCTTTTCGTTTAAAAGGAGATCCAAGCCGAATCAAACAGATACTTGTCAATCTCATCAGCAATGCTGTCAAGTTTACTCATGAAGGTGAAATTCTGGTGAACGTAGAGCTCGAAGAAGCATCCGGAGACCATGTACGGGTGCGTTTTACTGTGTCCGATACCGGTATCGGTATTGACGAAAGCCGTATAGAAGCAATTTTTGAACCTTTTGTGCAAGCTGATGGTTCAACTATCAGGAAGTATGGTGGAACAGGACTTGGGCTTTCCATTTCAAACAAGCTCGCCAAAAAAATGGGCGGGAGAATACACTTAAGAAGCGCTCTTGGCAAGGGCTCCATGTTTTGGTTTTCGATTGACCTTGTCAAGCAGAGTCGATCGGAAACGCATGCGAATGAGAAAAACGTCCAGCTTTCTGGTGTGAGGGTTTTTCTGATCGATCCCTGTATGGCTTCCAGAAAATTGATTAAAATATTTTTTTCGCTCTGGAACTGTTCTTTTGATGAGGCTGTGGATTGTGGCTCCGGCTTGAAGAAAATTAAACAGGATGCAGAAAAAGCTGTGCCCTGGGATATTGTTTTGATTGCCGTATCGAGCTATGATCGCAAAATAAAAGAGACCATTCAAACAATAGGAGGGGTGCTTAAAGAAAGCTCTCTTGTTGTCTTGACCCCTTCAGAGCCGACTGCAGATCTACAATGGATTCCGTGGAAATATGTAAGTGCGCATTTGCAGAAGCCTATACGAGGGAAGGAACTCTATGCATGTGTTCTTGAGATCATGAAGTGTAAGGGTTCTGTTCCGGAGCGTTCGGAGAGGGTTGTCAGAGGTGTTTCCGGAATTCCGAGAAAGAAAAGGCAGAAGTTCAAGATACTTTTGGTTGAGGATAGTCAGGTGAACCAGTTGGTGTTGCTTTCGATGCTTCAAAAAGAAGGATATAATGCCGATGTTGTGCACAATGGGGTCGAGGCTCTTCAGGCTATGGGTGCGGTTCGTTATGATCTTGTTTTGATGGATTGTCAAATGCCTGAAATGGATGGATACGAAACAGCGAAACGTACAAGGCAGGGAAAGCACAATGTAAAAAACCCGCAGGTGCCTATCATCGCGATTACAGCAAATGCAATGAAAGGCGATCGAGAAAAATGCCTTGATGCGGGGATGGATGACTACATGGCAAAACCGGTAAGAAAATCCGAGTTTACGCTACTGCTCGAGAAATATCTTGCGGAAAAGTCCTCATTCACGCTTTCTCTCACTACGACACATGAGAATAACAACTCCAATGATAGTATGATTGACGATAGCGCTATCTTTCAGGAAAAAGAAATGCTTGGGAGACTAAAAGAGGACAAGGATGTTGCTGGCGTTATTATTGAAAATTTTCTTGGCGATGTTCCCCGGCAGATTACGGTATTGAAAGCTGCCATCACAAAGAATGATGCTGAAAAAGCATATTTGACAGCCCATGCTATAAAGGGCGCAGCGCTTCTTGTTGGTGGACAGCTGTTTTCGAAAGCAGCAGCAGCGATAGAAACTGCAGCGAGGTCGGGAGATCTTTCTAAAGCATTTCGATTATTGCCGTATTTTGAGGAGCAGTTTACCACTTTAAAAGAAAAAATCGAATCTGCAGGATGGATGAAGAAAGGGAATGTAGAAAGCGGAGGAATATAA
- a CDS encoding FIST signal transduction protein, translating into MSALTVGVGTSHLENSHDAGAEACKLAFEKTEGKADVLIVFGAMRFDHKALLSGINAVAGEVPMVGGTTAGEISPEGFSEGSVVVMAITSPMLTFDPGIGLHMSNDEDACARALIADICSGAVIEEASSLLVFPNGMGGDGLKVLKGLQDVLGKSFEIVGGYLGDDMRFKHTFQYYNGRVYRDAIVGLLVSLKGDFRTGIGVRSGFESIGNSFYCTSSEGNVVKEFDNVSALGLYREFLGEERFKRLPGICMEYPFGLIDEDAGSSGERYFQLRCGLNVDKKEGTITFTASIPEGSAVTLTSGSRGDVINGAREAAQQAMGRLRGVKPELIVMFSCVGRKLVLGRRTSEEVEVVRKCLGYDVPIIGFYTYGEIGPIDSSVEKLAEAKFHNETVVLWVLGSA; encoded by the coding sequence ATGTCTGCATTAACCGTTGGTGTTGGGACGAGTCATCTTGAAAACTCTCATGATGCAGGTGCAGAAGCGTGCAAGCTCGCTTTTGAAAAAACAGAAGGAAAAGCAGATGTTCTGATTGTTTTCGGAGCAATGCGGTTTGACCATAAAGCTTTGTTGTCAGGGATTAATGCCGTAGCCGGAGAAGTTCCAATGGTTGGTGGAACAACTGCCGGAGAAATTTCGCCGGAGGGTTTTTCCGAAGGATCGGTTGTGGTTATGGCAATAACCTCCCCGATGTTAACATTTGATCCGGGAATCGGATTGCATATGAGCAATGATGAAGATGCCTGCGCCAGGGCGTTGATTGCTGATATCTGTTCCGGTGCCGTTATCGAAGAGGCGTCTTCTCTGCTGGTGTTTCCTAACGGAATGGGTGGTGATGGGTTGAAAGTGCTTAAAGGTCTTCAAGACGTTCTTGGAAAAAGCTTTGAGATTGTCGGAGGGTATCTCGGTGATGATATGCGTTTCAAGCATACGTTTCAATATTATAACGGCAGGGTTTACCGGGATGCCATTGTTGGTCTTCTTGTTTCTCTGAAAGGGGATTTTCGAACCGGTATAGGTGTGAGAAGTGGTTTTGAGTCCATAGGCAATAGTTTCTACTGTACTTCTTCGGAAGGGAACGTTGTCAAAGAATTCGATAATGTCAGCGCCTTGGGTTTGTATCGTGAATTTCTTGGTGAAGAGCGTTTCAAGAGACTGCCAGGGATCTGTATGGAGTATCCATTCGGGCTGATCGATGAAGATGCGGGTTCCTCTGGTGAAAGGTATTTTCAGCTTCGTTGCGGCTTGAACGTGGATAAGAAAGAAGGGACTATTACTTTCACAGCTTCCATACCTGAAGGCAGTGCCGTAACGCTTACATCCGGTTCAAGAGGAGATGTTATCAACGGTGCACGTGAGGCAGCTCAACAGGCAATGGGACGTCTTCGAGGCGTAAAACCGGAACTGATCGTCATGTTCAGCTGTGTTGGACGAAAACTTGTACTTGGCAGAAGAACTTCCGAAGAGGTTGAGGTCGTCCGGAAGTGCCTCGGATACGACGTACCGATTATAGGTTTTTATACTTATGGAGAGATCGGGCCAATCGATAGCTCTGTTGAAAAGCTCGCAGAAGCCAAGTTTCATAATGAAACCGTGGTTCTATGGGTGCTTGGATCGGCATAA
- a CDS encoding SIMPL domain-containing protein, which produces MKEKRIAESFILGALLCVGLIVSAYVIAEGFTRFKAYERTVKVKGLAEREVHADIAIWPITFSVTADELSFLVEALTEQNDSVRDFLLQKGFSEKEISVSPPSFTDRQAQGYGDASRYRFRYTGRSTVSVYSEDIERIRQARGNLSELGSKGIAIAGENYEARTEYLYTKLNEVKPAMIESATNNARAVAEKFAADSGSRLGKIKRASQGQFSITDRDSNTPHIKKVRVVSTLEYYLVD; this is translated from the coding sequence ATGAAAGAAAAACGAATAGCAGAATCTTTTATACTGGGAGCTTTGCTTTGTGTCGGGCTCATTGTATCGGCATATGTCATTGCCGAAGGATTCACTCGCTTCAAGGCATATGAAAGAACAGTGAAGGTAAAAGGATTGGCTGAGCGTGAGGTTCATGCCGATATTGCTATCTGGCCCATTACTTTTTCGGTTACAGCCGATGAGCTTTCATTTCTCGTCGAGGCATTGACAGAGCAAAATGATAGTGTTAGGGATTTTTTGCTGCAAAAAGGTTTTTCAGAGAAAGAAATTTCAGTCTCTCCACCATCGTTTACCGACCGTCAAGCGCAGGGGTATGGTGATGCAAGCCGTTACAGGTTTCGTTATACAGGGCGGTCGACGGTGAGCGTTTATAGTGAGGATATCGAACGGATAAGACAGGCAAGGGGAAACCTCAGTGAACTTGGAAGCAAGGGAATCGCCATTGCCGGAGAGAATTATGAAGCCCGTACCGAGTATCTGTATACGAAGCTCAACGAAGTCAAACCTGCCATGATAGAGTCGGCAACGAACAACGCCAGAGCTGTTGCCGAAAAGTTTGCGGCTGATTCAGGCAGCCGCCTTGGAAAAATCAAACGTGCAAGCCAGGGGCAGTTTTCTATTACAGATCGCGACAGTAATACTCCCCACATAAAAAAAGTTAGAGTCGTTTCCACCCTGGAGTATTATCTGGTCGATTAG